The following are encoded in a window of Heteronotia binoei isolate CCM8104 ecotype False Entrance Well chromosome 9, APGP_CSIRO_Hbin_v1, whole genome shotgun sequence genomic DNA:
- the ZBTB49 gene encoding zinc finger and BTB domain-containing protein 49 has product MDAVASHSCHLLQQLHEQRIQGLLCDCMLVVKGVCFKAHKNVLAAFSQYFRTLFQNSSSQKNDVFHLDIKNVGGIGQILDYMYTSHLDLNQDNVQALLDIAECLQVQNILNVCRSFLKSSTILEQPANMPCNNAFPLQDTLAADTNCETYNANLLCACTTAVQPSTLLEDHHLQGAQPAALPISSGDVNKQKRDSIDANYTDLPFKQPNCYYKFRNFYSKQFYKQTVCPGSERSPEPSFAFSASAERSAVENNASCIISHSECILESPDHLPSNFLVHPLNECNEDQDSESTPLQPAEQMRLKKAVPLKKLNFLRSQKSSDLSSAEPKIADGDIGRETESEKESDMQRTNAAAANQELVSSEGLEQNAELEAPQEFAETNGQSQVFLSERQYSCALCRKSFKHPSNLELHIRSHTGEKPFECNICGKCFSQAGNLQTHLRRHSGEKPYICEVCGKRFAASGDVQRHIIIHTGEKPHLCDICGRGFSNFSNLKEHKKNHAVEKVFTCDECGKSFNLPRKLVKHRIRHTGERPYSCSACGKCFAGSGDLRRHIRTHTGEKPYTCETCNKCFSRSAVLRRHKKIHCKAGNEDPSSLDELTQPGEMSDLEKSQMPDSFTQEISVTLLPVSVKFPVHPTGSSVSELESSAVTFQKEQPAAQQNSCGSHQKLSLDPARFSRFQQRFNRSCSYKEVDVPPGEEPLQSDEIHTTGASLSSSCSSEPNSRLSSAEFRSNEGPFFSSVTLWGLAMKTLQNENELGQ; this is encoded by the exons ATGGACGCTGTTGCcagccacagctgccacctgcttcaGCAGCTGCATGAGCAGCGCATTCAAGGCCTCCTCTGCGACTGCATGTTGGTGGTCAAAGGGGTCTGCTTCAAAGCACATAAAAATGTGTTAGCTGCTTTCAGTCAGTATTTCAG gacacTATTTCAGAATTCTTCAAGCCAGAAGAATGATGTCTTTCACCTGGACATTAAAAATGTTGGTGGAATAGGGCAAATCTTGGACTACATGTACACGTCCCACCTTGACCTGAACCAGGACAACGTACAAGCTCTTTTGGATATTGCAGAGTGTCTGCAAGTGCAGAACATCCTGAATGTGTGTCGTTCCTTTTTAAAATCCTCCACAATCTTGGAGCAGCCAGCGAATATGCCTTGCAACAACGCCTTCCCATTGCAAGACACTTTGGCTGCAGATACTAATTGTGAGACTTACAATGCTAATTTATTATGCGCTTGTACCACAGCTGTACAGCCCAGCACACTCTTGGAGGATCATCATTTGCAGGGGGCGCAGCCTGCTGCACTCCCCATTTCTTCTGGTGATGTAAACAAACAGAAACGAGATTCCATAGATGCAAATTACACAGATCTCCCATTTAAGCAGCCAAATTGTTATTACAAATTTCGTAACTTTTATAGCAAGCAGTTCTACAAGCAAACTGTTTGTCCTGGCAGTGAACGGTCACCAGAGCCATCCTTTGCTTTCAGTGCTTCTGCAGAACGCAGTGCAGTTGAGAATAATGCTTCTTGTATCATCAGCCACTCAGAATGTATTTTGGAATCGCCTGATCATTTGCCTTCAAACTTCCTGGTTCATCCCTTAAATGAGTGTAATGAAGACCAGGATTCAGAAAGCACGCCTTTACAGCCAGCTGAACAGATGAGACTTAAAAAAGCTGTGCCCCTTAAAAAACTGAATTTCTTAAGGTCTCAAAAGTCTTCAGACTTAAGTTCTGCTGAACCTAAAATTGCTGATGGGGACATTGGCAGGGAAACGGAGTCAGAAAAAGAAAGTGACATGCAGAGGACAAATGCTGCTGCTGCAAACCAAGAACTAGTCAGTTCTGAAGGCTTAGAGCAAAATGCTGAGCTTGAGGCACCTCAGGAATTTGCTGAGACAAATGGCCAGTCCCAGGTTTTCCTTTCAGAGAGGCAGTACTCTTGTGCATTATGCAGAAAATCTTTTAAACACCCAAGCAATCTGGAGCTCCACATAAGATCTCATACAG GTGAGAAGCCATTTGAATGTAACATTTGTGGGAAATGTTTCTCACAG gcAGGCAATCTTCAGACTCATTTACGTCGGCATTCAGGTGAAAAACCTTACATCTGTGAAGTCTGCGGGAAACG GTTTGCTGCGTCTGGGGATGTCCAGCGTCATATTATTATTCACACTGGAGAAAAGCCTCACCTGTGTGATATTTGTGGCCGAG GGTTTAGTAACTTCAGTAATTTGAAGGAACACAAAAAGAACCATGCAGTAGAGAAAGTTTTCACCTGTGATGAGTGCGGAAAATCCTTTAATTTACCCCGTAAGTTGGTGAAGCATAGGATCAGGCATACAGGAGAAAGGCCTTATAGCTGCTCAGCTTGTG GAAAATGCTTTGCAGGGTCTGGTGACCTACGAAGACACATCCGCACTCATACTGGGGAAAAGCCATATACCTGCGAGACCTGCAATAAATGTTTCAGTCGTTCCGCTGTCTTACGCCGGCACAAAAAAATCCATTGCAAAGCTGGTAACGAAGATCCAAGTAGTCTTGATGAGCTTACCCAACCAGGGGAGATGTCTGACCTTGAAAAGTCCCAAATGCCAGACTCGTTTACCCAAGAAATATCGGTAACTTTACTGCCAGTGTCTGTGAAATTTCCCGTCCACCCAACTGGCAGTTCAGTGAGTGAACTTGAGAGCTCGGCAGTAACATTCCAAAAAGAGCAGCCCGCGGCTCAACAGAACAGTTGTGGAAGCCATCAGAAACTGAGTTTAGATCCAGCCAGGTTCTCCAGATTTCAACAAAGATTTAATCGCTCTTGTTCTTATAAAGAGGTGGACGTGCCACCGGGGGAGGAACCCCTGCAGTCTGATGAGATTCACACCACTGGGGCTAGCCTGAGCAGCAGCTGTAGCAGTGAGCCGAATAGCCGTCTATCATCTGCAGAATTCAGGAGTAATGAAGGTCCGTTCTTTTCCAGTGTGACGCTCTGGGGTTTAGCCATGAAGACTTTGCAAAATGAGAATGAGCTGGGTCAGTGA